A region from the Wansuia hejianensis genome encodes:
- a CDS encoding glycosyltransferase, translating into MITISLCMIVKNEEAVLPRILEPMKTVADEILIADTGSTDQTKALALQYTPLVFDFPWVQDFSAARNFICSKASMDYWMWLDADDVISPRWLAELLTLKHTLNPSTDMVMMKYVTNFDEKNKPVFSYYRERLIKNRCGYRWSGKVHEAVTPSGTVLHSPIEIEHRKLTAGDPDRNLNIYEMMLQNGEILEPRHQFYYGRELYYHKRYEEAARIFIAFLKEPGGWIENQIDACMQLSYCYDQLGREEESIHALFHSFSLDIPRAEICCEIGRHLLNRQLYRLAAYWYQQAIAAKPDETAGSFVRQDCHDYIPYIQLCVCYDRLGNHQKAWEYHLRSMVLKPYAREVRANQRYFEKLLGITSDASGPA; encoded by the coding sequence ATGATCACGATTAGCCTGTGTATGATTGTAAAAAACGAAGAGGCCGTTCTTCCCCGTATTCTGGAACCCATGAAAACGGTTGCAGATGAAATTCTCATCGCAGATACTGGCTCCACAGACCAGACAAAGGCCCTGGCTCTGCAATATACCCCACTCGTATTTGATTTCCCCTGGGTCCAGGACTTCTCAGCCGCCAGAAACTTCATCTGTTCCAAAGCATCTATGGACTACTGGATGTGGCTGGATGCGGATGATGTGATCTCTCCCCGCTGGTTGGCAGAACTGTTGACACTAAAACATACACTGAACCCATCTACAGACATGGTAATGATGAAATACGTGACAAACTTTGATGAAAAGAACAAGCCTGTATTCTCTTATTACAGAGAGCGGCTTATAAAAAACAGATGCGGATACAGGTGGTCGGGAAAGGTACATGAGGCCGTAACCCCCTCCGGTACCGTCCTGCATTCTCCCATAGAAATTGAGCACCGGAAGCTAACGGCCGGAGACCCTGACAGAAATCTGAACATATATGAAATGATGCTCCAGAATGGGGAAATCCTGGAACCGCGTCATCAGTTTTACTACGGCCGGGAGCTCTATTACCACAAACGCTATGAAGAAGCAGCCAGGATTTTTATAGCATTCCTGAAAGAGCCTGGGGGCTGGATTGAGAATCAGATCGACGCCTGCATGCAGCTATCATACTGCTATGATCAGCTCGGCAGGGAGGAAGAAAGTATCCACGCCCTTTTTCACAGCTTTTCTCTGGATATCCCGAGAGCGGAAATCTGCTGTGAGATCGGCCGCCATCTGCTTAACAGACAACTATACCGCCTGGCCGCCTACTGGTATCAGCAGGCCATCGCCGCGAAACCAGATGAAACTGCCGGGAGCTTTGTCCGGCAGGACTGCCACGATTATATCCCGTATATCCAGCTCTGCGTCTGCTATGACCGGCTGGGCAATCATCAAAAGGCCTGGGAATACCACCTGCGTTCCATGGTACTGAAACCCTATGCCAGAGAAGTCCGTGCAAATCAGCGTTATTTTGAAAAGCTGCTGGGGATTACCTCTGACGCGTCTGGCCCGGCCTAA
- a CDS encoding collagen-like protein, which yields MFFNRRDKKNSRSCQDSEQSPQSEINECANIFCGNDSHCQSSCCKPGPTGPAGPQGCTGPRGCPGPAGPSGTTGPAGATGPAGPTGATGATGPAGPTGATGPAGPTGATGPAGPTGATGAAGPAGPTGAAGPAGPTGAPGAAGPTGATGPAGPAGATGATGPAGNTASGLAAYGGRYNSSTQLLFFTQADEYIPISLNTTMPALNVSYPAANSITVSETGDYEITYNLLLNANQSITAAAGVRRNGTMLQQTRGSQTLSADDSAGTTYDGRLAASTIVSLAANDVLDLAIAIVRTLPANLDAIVNGNANALLTVKKISSAT from the coding sequence ATGTTCTTTAATCGCCGCGACAAAAAAAACAGCCGCAGCTGTCAGGATTCTGAGCAATCCCCACAGTCAGAAATCAATGAATGCGCTAACATATTCTGCGGAAACGACAGCCACTGCCAGTCCAGCTGCTGCAAACCCGGACCTACCGGACCTGCAGGACCGCAGGGCTGCACAGGCCCCAGAGGCTGTCCCGGTCCTGCCGGGCCTAGCGGAACTACCGGCCCCGCCGGGGCTACCGGACCTGCCGGACCTACCGGCGCTACTGGCGCTACCGGGCCTGCCGGACCTACCGGCGCTACAGGGCCTGCCGGACCTACCGGCGCTACAGGGCCTGCCGGACCTACCGGGGCTACTGGCGCTGCTGGACCTGCCGGACCTACCGGCGCTGCCGGGCCTGCCGGACCTACCGGGGCTCCGGGGGCTGCCGGGCCTACCGGGGCTACCGGACCTGCCGGACCTGCAGGCGCTACCGGCGCTACCGGACCTGCAGGCAACACTGCGAGCGGACTCGCCGCCTATGGCGGAAGATACAATTCGAGTACACAGCTCCTCTTTTTTACCCAGGCCGATGAATATATACCGATATCACTGAACACGACCATGCCGGCCCTGAATGTATCTTATCCTGCCGCAAATTCAATAACTGTCAGCGAAACCGGTGATTATGAAATCACTTATAACCTCCTGCTCAATGCCAATCAATCCATCACAGCCGCAGCCGGGGTCCGCAGAAATGGAACAATGCTTCAGCAGACGCGGGGTTCTCAGACTCTTTCCGCCGACGACTCTGCCGGAACCACTTATGACGGCCGTCTGGCCGCCTCAACAATCGTATCTCTGGCCGCGAATGATGTGCTGGATCTGGCAATCGCCATTGTCCGCACGCTGCCCGCCAATTTGGATGCAATTGTTAACGGCAATGCAAATGCCCTGTTGACTGTAAAAAAAATCAGCAGCGCCACCTGA
- a CDS encoding FtsX-like permease family protein, which produces MFFIVFASFCFSAMTQMSFSMKDLSSEMMGVMILMIGLVLAFTTLFLAITTVINGNTKTIAMMRVFGYTQKECSQAILGGYRPMSYIGFAIGTVYQYILLRIMVDIVFKDVEGVPAYKFDFPVMLFSLAVFIAVYEILMHAYSERIRKISIKEIMIE; this is translated from the coding sequence GTGTTTTTCATTGTTTTTGCTTCATTTTGTTTTTCTGCAATGACACAGATGTCTTTCAGCATGAAAGACTTATCAAGCGAAATGATGGGTGTAATGATTTTGATGATCGGACTTGTATTAGCGTTTACAACGCTGTTCCTTGCCATAACAACAGTTATAAATGGAAATACAAAAACTATCGCTATGATGAGAGTTTTTGGCTATACACAAAAAGAATGCAGTCAGGCAATTCTCGGTGGATACAGACCCATGTCCTATATCGGTTTTGCGATCGGAACCGTATATCAGTACATACTGCTTCGGATTATGGTAGATATTGTATTTAAGGATGTTGAGGGCGTCCCCGCTTATAAGTTTGATTTCCCTGTTATGCTATTTTCCCTGGCTGTTTTTATAGCGGTTTATGAAATCCTGATGCATGCCTATTCGGAAAGAATAAGAAAGATTTCAATTAAAGAGATTATGATCGAATAA
- a CDS encoding FtsX-like permease family protein, whose amino-acid sequence MIESEITSELSMIFYNAKVSTAKVVCLVSGGCLLLTSVVMLLFYIKHYIDAHKKELGILKALGYSNLKIAKNFWVFGISAFIGTAIGFWGAFLIMPRLYALQNKDKMLPEVTIHFHPSILFYFVVLPTVLFSVLSICYAWYKLKKPVLLLLKDNLQAASKTLKNSSEKNRESSFLEDLKKIP is encoded by the coding sequence TTGATTGAGAGTGAGATTACATCAGAATTATCGATGATATTTTATAACGCTAAGGTTTCTACTGCAAAAGTCGTTTGCCTTGTAAGCGGCGGGTGCTTGCTTTTAACTTCGGTTGTTATGCTGTTGTTTTATATTAAGCATTATATTGATGCACACAAAAAGGAACTGGGGATATTAAAGGCTTTGGGATATTCAAATCTTAAAATTGCAAAAAACTTTTGGGTTTTCGGAATTAGTGCTTTTATCGGGACAGCGATTGGCTTTTGGGGAGCATTTCTGATAATGCCAAGACTTTATGCGCTGCAAAACAAAGATAAAATGCTTCCAGAAGTAACGATACATTTTCATCCCTCCATATTGTTTTATTTCGTAGTATTGCCGACAGTGCTTTTTTCAGTGCTTTCGATTTGCTATGCCTGGTACAAATTGAAAAAGCCCGTATTGCTGCTCCTGAAAGATAACCTGCAAGCCGCATCTAAAACCTTAAAAAACAGTTCTGAAAAAAACAGGGAATCTTCATTTTTAGAGGATCTGAAAAAAATACCTTGA
- a CDS encoding GNAT family N-acetyltransferase, with the protein MEDVYKNCPIYENESFVLRMVRKADALDLLKVYSDKMAVPFFNSDNCGGDDFYYTTENKMEPVIDYWFFEYNRAGFVRWTVVSKAVDKAIGTIELFHRDADDYFTNCGLLRLDIRSDYEFSNEIIKILDLIIEPAYTLFNCDIIATKANSNATERIKALKQLGFEHADEILIGHDGTRYDSYYVLPQKQEIFLRS; encoded by the coding sequence ATGGAAGATGTTTATAAAAACTGTCCTATCTATGAGAATGAGAGCTTTGTTTTAAGAATGGTTCGTAAAGCGGATGCTTTAGATTTGTTAAAGGTCTATTCTGACAAAATGGCCGTGCCATTTTTTAATAGTGATAACTGTGGTGGAGATGATTTTTATTATACCACGGAAAACAAAATGGAACCGGTGATTGATTATTGGTTCTTTGAATATAACAGGGCTGGCTTTGTAAGATGGACGGTCGTTTCAAAGGCGGTTGACAAAGCAATAGGCACAATCGAACTTTTCCACAGAGATGCTGATGATTATTTTACAAACTGCGGATTGCTTCGGTTGGATATACGCAGTGATTATGAATTCTCAAATGAAATTATCAAAATCTTAGACCTGATCATTGAACCAGCCTACACTCTTTTTAATTGTGACATAATTGCAACAAAAGCAAATTCCAATGCAACCGAACGGATTAAGGCATTAAAGCAATTAGGCTTTGAACATGCTGACGAAATATTAATCGGGCATGATGGAACAAGATATGATTCATACTATGTATTGCCCCAAAAGCAAGAAATATTCCTTCGCTCATAA
- a CDS encoding PucR family transcriptional regulator has protein sequence MGLSEKKMLLVDALLSQKGLQELLNIASRIMGNPMFVTDRSNHAIAVSDTKYVEDIGWNMMKISVPDQGLGVRDACLEEIVSSGALEATFRSEHPYIQQFSFSTFRYVSCRIILQTLVIGQLVMIECFNAYTDEEEELLMFVARILSEEMRHYGNPRMQAVPYYGIITELLERNHKISENQLISRTATLGIKFPLVSRLILIQPVLSEMEMQLFYLRNLFLQRFPDSLAITKDAYIVMIVDNRQDIGTICRKLEFEIKRYRVQAGVSSLCYSPLNLSTSFLQAQAAINTGRKFSPDDRIYCYADWATLHMVDCACQNCPPETFYSPKFQRLLTYDEVNHTSYTEDLMTYLAKGKNIMQTAECLHIHKNSMYYRLAKIEEICECSLKDYQTTFEMQMAIYFYRERLLLNGDKQG, from the coding sequence ATGGGACTTTCAGAAAAGAAAATGCTTCTTGTAGATGCACTTTTAAGTCAGAAGGGGTTGCAGGAATTATTAAATATAGCCTCCCGCATCATGGGAAACCCAATGTTTGTGACGGACAGAAGCAATCATGCGATAGCTGTCAGCGACACAAAATATGTGGAAGATATCGGTTGGAACATGATGAAAATCTCAGTGCCGGACCAGGGGCTGGGGGTCCGGGACGCCTGTCTGGAAGAAATCGTAAGCAGCGGAGCCCTGGAGGCCACCTTTCGCTCAGAGCATCCTTATATCCAGCAGTTTTCCTTCAGCACCTTCCGCTATGTCTCATGCCGGATTATTCTGCAAACCCTCGTAATCGGTCAGTTGGTAATGATTGAATGCTTTAACGCCTATACGGACGAAGAGGAGGAGCTTTTGATGTTCGTCGCCCGCATTTTATCGGAGGAAATGCGGCATTACGGGAACCCCCGGATGCAGGCCGTTCCGTATTACGGAATAATTACCGAGTTACTGGAACGAAATCATAAAATCAGTGAGAACCAGCTGATTTCCAGAACGGCGACTCTGGGAATTAAGTTCCCTCTTGTCAGCCGGTTAATCTTGATTCAGCCTGTTCTCAGCGAAATGGAAATGCAGCTCTTTTATCTGCGTAATCTTTTTTTGCAGCGTTTCCCGGATAGTCTGGCCATCACCAAAGATGCGTATATTGTAATGATTGTTGACAACCGCCAGGATATAGGAACCATCTGCAGAAAACTGGAGTTTGAGATAAAAAGGTATCGCGTACAGGCGGGCGTCAGCTCCCTGTGCTACTCGCCGCTGAATCTCAGCACATCATTTCTGCAGGCTCAGGCAGCGATTAACACCGGCAGGAAATTTTCTCCGGATGACCGGATATACTGCTATGCAGATTGGGCCACCCTGCATATGGTAGACTGTGCCTGTCAAAATTGCCCGCCGGAGACATTTTACAGTCCAAAATTCCAGCGGCTCCTCACTTATGATGAGGTGAATCATACCTCTTATACAGAAGATTTGATGACGTATCTTGCAAAGGGGAAAAATATCATGCAAACTGCTGAATGTCTGCACATACATAAGAATTCCATGTATTACCGGCTGGCGAAAATTGAGGAGATCTGCGAATGCAGTTTAAAAGACTATCAGACGACCTTTGAAATGCAGATGGCGATATATTTTTATCGTGAAAGGCTGTTGCTAAATGGTGATAAGCAGGGCTGA